A single genomic interval of Pyrobaculum arsenaticum DSM 13514 harbors:
- a CDS encoding cbb3-type cytochrome c oxidase subunit I produces the protein MVGNLTTTDAHKIGLMYLTLSIINFVLAGVAAMYMRYTIAATPPATAVYDPFNDRLYTWFMSLHGLAMLLLFATQALVGLANVLVPKLIGAPDLYWPRVNALSFWMQIPFTVFLWSSLFFWQDGDSIGWTLYPPLSARSPSLGVDLILIGIVIGGLATTLTGINFILTITRLRRPDIKMLDMSLFAWSVLAASMLMVMALPPLSVGAVMLLLERHLGLPFFDVTPGNPAASGDPRLFQHIFWFFGHPEVYILVLPAMGLVSEVIQRMARRRAYGYTAIAVSSVAIAAISFAVWMHHMFTAVQDYAPRIAMALTTMAVAIPSGVKVFNWVATLYGGRISLRAPMLFMLTFLLFFIVGGVTGVFFPVVTLDLHLQDTYFVLGHFHYIVNAIAFGALGALLYYFPHLTGRWYNERLAVLSWGLITVGGFMTYTLMSAAGILGSPRRYAAAPTPDVYPYHVGMTVFTLILATGVVIYFANLLYSLFNGRPVENRADPWGSSKYGLPDVIPPVVKPHHEPNPWPFILGVGMIPLGLGALSLLKGVSPKLANYSFLSGPHIGLAAVGTFIALGVAWYVLDQVKTAKMLRLMNGAAHFEIPKPPSLWGDLKVSISWVILSEISIFGSFISSVYYARVVLYDGWNAALHHVPELITPLSLAMSFALWSSSFTAMMARRSLLRGRRGGFFGWLAATMALGIFFASSQFLAEYPELFAHGFTPSSSIIASYFFTIVTLHGFHVIIGLVFWGLVGVLVALGYWNEKRPDGVEAAEYYWHFVDAVWVVLFLTFYLGAVNIIAPAPKAV, from the coding sequence GTGGTAGGCAACCTTACGACCACAGACGCGCATAAAATAGGCTTGATGTACCTAACCCTGTCGATCATCAATTTCGTACTGGCCGGCGTAGCCGCTATGTATATGAGATATACCATCGCCGCAACGCCGCCGGCAACTGCCGTTTACGATCCCTTCAACGATCGGCTCTACACGTGGTTCATGTCGCTTCACGGCTTGGCAATGCTCCTCTTATTCGCCACCCAGGCCCTCGTTGGGCTCGCCAACGTCCTAGTGCCTAAGCTCATAGGCGCGCCCGATTTGTACTGGCCCAGGGTAAACGCCCTGTCCTTCTGGATGCAGATCCCCTTCACGGTGTTCCTCTGGTCTTCGCTGTTCTTCTGGCAAGACGGCGACTCCATCGGGTGGACCCTCTACCCGCCTCTGAGCGCCCGCTCGCCGTCGCTTGGGGTGGATCTAATTCTGATAGGCATCGTCATCGGCGGGCTCGCCACAACGCTTACGGGGATTAACTTTATCTTGACTATTACAAGATTACGCCGCCCCGATATAAAGATGCTGGACATGTCGCTCTTCGCCTGGTCAGTACTGGCGGCGTCTATGTTGATGGTGATGGCCCTCCCGCCGCTGTCCGTAGGGGCGGTGATGTTATTGCTCGAGCGACACCTTGGCCTTCCCTTCTTCGACGTGACGCCGGGCAACCCAGCCGCTTCGGGAGATCCCAGGTTGTTCCAGCACATCTTCTGGTTCTTCGGACACCCGGAGGTGTACATCCTCGTGCTCCCGGCAATGGGATTAGTGTCCGAGGTGATACAGCGCATGGCCAGAAGGAGGGCCTACGGCTACACGGCCATCGCCGTGTCGTCTGTGGCCATAGCCGCGATAAGCTTCGCCGTGTGGATGCACCACATGTTCACCGCAGTACAAGATTACGCTCCCCGCATAGCCATGGCCCTAACCACCATGGCTGTGGCCATCCCGTCGGGCGTCAAGGTCTTCAACTGGGTCGCCACCCTATACGGGGGAAGGATCTCGCTTAGAGCGCCCATGTTGTTCATGCTGACCTTCTTGCTGTTCTTCATAGTTGGCGGCGTAACGGGCGTCTTCTTCCCAGTAGTCACCCTAGACCTCCACCTGCAAGATACCTACTTCGTGTTGGGCCACTTCCACTACATAGTAAACGCCATCGCCTTCGGAGCTCTTGGCGCTCTGCTCTACTACTTCCCCCACCTCACCGGCCGGTGGTATAACGAGAGGCTGGCCGTGTTGAGCTGGGGGCTCATCACTGTGGGCGGCTTCATGACCTACACCCTCATGTCGGCAGCCGGTATTTTGGGCTCGCCGAGAAGATACGCCGCGGCGCCGACCCCCGACGTGTATCCATACCACGTGGGGATGACGGTTTTCACCCTAATTTTAGCAACAGGTGTAGTTATCTACTTCGCCAACCTGTTGTACAGCCTCTTCAACGGGAGGCCCGTCGAGAACAGGGCGGATCCATGGGGCTCCTCCAAATACGGGCTACCCGACGTAATCCCGCCTGTTGTGAAGCCCCACCACGAACCCAATCCTTGGCCCTTTATACTGGGCGTGGGCATGATTCCGCTGGGCCTCGGCGCGCTCTCGCTGTTGAAGGGCGTGTCGCCGAAGCTGGCCAACTACAGTTTCTTGTCGGGACCCCACATCGGGCTTGCCGCCGTCGGGACCTTCATCGCGCTTGGCGTCGCTTGGTACGTCCTAGATCAGGTCAAGACGGCGAAGATGCTTAGGCTTATGAACGGCGCGGCGCACTTTGAGATACCTAAGCCTCCCAGCCTCTGGGGCGACTTAAAGGTGTCTATTTCGTGGGTCATCCTCTCTGAAATCTCAATTTTCGGCTCTTTCATCTCATCTGTATACTACGCACGGGTGGTGCTCTACGACGGGTGGAACGCCGCGCTTCATCACGTGCCTGAGCTCATCACGCCTCTTTCGCTTGCCATGTCCTTCGCCTTGTGGAGTAGTAGCTTCACCGCCATGATGGCTAGGAGAAGCTTGCTTAGGGGGAGGAGAGGCGGCTTCTTCGGTTGGCTAGCCGCCACCATGGCCCTGGGAATCTTCTTCGCGTCTAGCCAATTCCTCGCCGAGTATCCCGAGCTCTTTGCACACGGCTTCACGCCAAGCAGCAGTATAATTGCGAGCTACTTCTTCACGATTGTCACCCTCCACGGCTTCCACGTCATAATAGGCTTGGTGTTTTGGGGGCTGGTGGGGGTGCTAGTGGCGCTTGGCTACTGGAACGAGAAGAGGCCAGACGGCGTTGAGGCCGCGGAGTACTACTGGCACTTCGTCGACGCCGTTTGGGTCGTCCTGTTCTTGACCTTCTACCTAGGCGCCGTGAACATAATAGCGCCGGCGCCGAAGGCGGTATGA
- the cyoE gene encoding heme o synthase: MNPYLILLKPRVIWLLILASLAGYLYSARQPNIAQAFSLLLVAFLSTGGAAAFNHYWERDIDAAMRRTAKRPLPAGLVEPRNALAYSLVLSALGIALGFLLLGPLPGLFVFLGWFFYAVVYTVILKKRTWLNILGGGFAGNATFLGGYALGAGTVDLHAVLISFAIYLWIPSHIWALAYKYRDDYRRAGVPMLPTVVGEKAAVAIISLLNLASAAYIMTLYLAFGGGLLGGALVAAGVVATIATGAYALATKTDEAMWKMYKASSPVLTLFLLALIANA, translated from the coding sequence GTGAACCCATATTTAATCCTACTTAAGCCCAGGGTCATCTGGCTTTTGATCCTAGCCAGCCTAGCGGGGTACCTCTACTCGGCGCGGCAACCCAACATCGCCCAGGCATTCTCGCTTTTGCTTGTGGCGTTCCTCTCCACGGGCGGCGCCGCTGCATTTAACCACTACTGGGAGCGCGACATAGACGCGGCGATGAGGAGGACGGCGAAGAGGCCGCTTCCTGCCGGCTTGGTTGAGCCCCGCAACGCGCTGGCGTATTCCCTAGTCCTCTCCGCTCTGGGCATTGCGCTGGGATTCCTCTTACTGGGCCCCCTACCGGGCCTCTTCGTATTTCTGGGGTGGTTCTTCTACGCTGTGGTGTACACAGTCATTTTAAAGAAGAGGACGTGGCTCAACATACTCGGCGGCGGCTTTGCTGGCAACGCCACCTTCCTCGGCGGCTACGCCCTAGGCGCAGGTACGGTGGACTTACACGCTGTGCTGATCTCCTTCGCCATCTACCTCTGGATCCCATCGCATATATGGGCGCTGGCTTATAAATACAGAGACGACTACAGAAGAGCCGGCGTCCCCATGTTGCCCACAGTTGTGGGGGAAAAAGCCGCGGTGGCTATAATCTCCCTATTGAACTTAGCAAGCGCCGCCTACATAATGACCCTGTACCTCGCCTTTGGCGGCGGGCTTCTAGGTGGGGCCCTCGTCGCCGCCGGCGTCGTGGCGACAATCGCCACTGGTGCATATGCCCTGGCCACGAAGACAGACGAGGCCATGTGGAAGATGTACAAGGCCTCAAGCCCGGTGCTCACCCTTTTCCTCCTGGCTTTGATAGCCAATGCGTAA
- a CDS encoding ABC transporter ATP-binding protein, with product MEVEVSLRKRFRGFSLELDASWRGPALFLGPNGSGKSTALRCMAGLYKCGGWVRIGGRPASERDFLYIPPAPRVPPTLTVEEYLNHVSEVLDVDVKPILGVDGFLKKRGSELSSGMAARVVLAAALSSGKALLLDEPLLYLETSARLELVRALRGRLFVAATHDPSLFIPLEPAVVQISEGRAAAVGSWASLKALVLRRCGGELCVGEEEPRAVAGYVV from the coding sequence ATGGAAGTCGAGGTGAGTCTCAGGAAGAGGTTTAGGGGGTTCAGCCTAGAGCTAGACGCCTCGTGGAGAGGGCCTGCGCTCTTCCTCGGGCCGAACGGCAGCGGGAAGTCCACGGCTTTGCGGTGCATGGCGGGGCTGTACAAATGCGGCGGCTGGGTGAGGATAGGGGGGAGGCCCGCCTCCGAGAGGGATTTCCTCTACATCCCGCCTGCCCCCCGGGTGCCGCCCACCCTAACTGTGGAGGAGTACCTGAACCACGTCTCCGAGGTCCTCGACGTAGACGTAAAGCCCATCCTCGGCGTGGACGGGTTTTTGAAGAAGAGGGGCTCCGAGCTCTCCTCCGGAATGGCGGCGCGGGTCGTCCTGGCGGCTGCCCTATCGTCCGGCAAGGCGCTGTTGCTGGACGAGCCCCTCCTCTACCTCGAAACCTCTGCGAGGCTTGAGCTGGTGAGGGCCTTGAGGGGGAGGCTCTTCGTCGCGGCCACCCATGACCCCTCTCTTTTCATCCCCCTGGAGCCCGCAGTGGTTCAAATATCCGAGGGCAGAGCCGCGGCGGTGGGTAGCTGGGCGTCGCTTAAGGCGCTGGTGCTGAGAAGATGCGGCGGCGAGCTCTGCGTCGGGGAGGAGGAGCCGAGGGCAGTAGCGGGGTATGTTGTATAA
- a CDS encoding HesA/MoeB/ThiF family protein, with the protein MRLLDRYSRQVAVIGEEGQRRIGQSSVAVFGIGGLGTLVARYVAGGGFKRLYLVDFDTVSLSDIHRQILYTTEDVGRPKAEVAARVLKAVNPEVEVVSVAEPISPDLADMIAKEADVIVDALDNWASRHVVNAAAVTHRKPLIHGAVQEWYGHVTTIVPGRTPCLEDLFGRFKGLPSCQAGYCPVLGPAVGVIASLMALEVFKTALGAPSLAGKLLVVDLKHMSFDVLEVARNPNCPVCGRLG; encoded by the coding sequence ATGCGGTTGCTGGATAGGTACAGCAGGCAAGTTGCGGTAATAGGCGAGGAGGGCCAGAGGAGGATAGGACAGAGCTCGGTGGCGGTTTTCGGCATTGGCGGGCTGGGAACGTTGGTGGCTCGTTACGTGGCAGGAGGAGGATTCAAGAGGCTGTACCTAGTTGATTTCGACACAGTCTCCCTATCAGATATCCACAGGCAGATTCTGTATACGACGGAGGATGTGGGGAGGCCCAAGGCGGAGGTGGCGGCGCGTGTCCTCAAGGCGGTGAACCCCGAGGTGGAAGTCGTGTCAGTTGCCGAGCCCATTAGCCCAGATCTCGCGGACATGATTGCCAAGGAGGCGGATGTAATTGTCGACGCGCTTGATAACTGGGCCTCGCGCCATGTGGTCAACGCCGCAGCCGTAACCCACCGCAAGCCGCTAATCCACGGTGCTGTGCAGGAGTGGTATGGCCATGTTACTACAATTGTGCCGGGGAGGACCCCTTGTCTCGAAGACCTCTTCGGACGCTTCAAGGGACTGCCTTCATGTCAGGCCGGCTACTGCCCGGTGCTCGGCCCGGCGGTGGGGGTAATCGCCTCGCTGATGGCGCTTGAGGTGTTCAAGACGGCGCTTGGAGCCCCCTCGCTAGCCGGCAAGCTGTTGGTCGTCGACCTGAAGCACATGTCTTTTGACGTCTTAGAAGTGGCGCGCAATCCCAACTGCCCCGTGTGCGGCCGCTTGGGGTGA
- a CDS encoding copper chaperone PCu(A)C encodes MRKALFLIALAVAAVGYIALVKPYVKDASYIATAPDTAMAVFTFVNPTPFTVCITGAEVLKPPGVSAELHVTEINGTLVAMRPIDKVCAAPFSAVKFTHFGYHLMLTGNITGNVEIRLRLSNREDVVFAAARTQLEIHIH; translated from the coding sequence ATGCGTAAGGCCCTCTTCTTAATAGCCCTGGCGGTAGCCGCCGTTGGGTACATAGCATTGGTGAAGCCCTACGTAAAAGACGCCTCCTACATCGCCACGGCCCCCGATACGGCCATGGCGGTATTCACTTTTGTAAACCCCACCCCATTCACAGTCTGCATAACTGGGGCCGAGGTCTTAAAGCCTCCTGGCGTGTCGGCGGAGCTCCACGTTACTGAAATCAACGGGACTCTGGTTGCTATGAGGCCCATAGACAAGGTCTGCGCGGCCCCCTTCTCTGCCGTGAAGTTCACGCACTTTGGCTACCACTTAATGCTCACTGGCAACATAACCGGCAACGTGGAGATAAGGCTTAGGCTGAGCAACAGAGAAGACGTGGTCTTCGCCGCAGCTCGGACGCAGCTAGAGATACACATACATTAA
- a CDS encoding glycerophosphodiester phosphodiesterase produces MDILDILKRRAIVGHRGYPVKELENTLPSIEAAIKSGADIVEADVQMTADGVVVLSHDDTLERTFGVFLNVRTATWEEVRRVTKGRVPSLREALELVAERAGVFVEVKHPEDAAAVWRVIKEAGAARWAAVISFHDQALAQVEGYKGLVYAKPPGRVLDAKKLRCHIVLPRYSLATEKAISLAHKLGLYVVVWTVNDPATAAELWKRGVDGIATDDVEAILKALGRK; encoded by the coding sequence GTGGACATCTTGGACATTCTCAAGAGGCGGGCCATAGTGGGGCACCGGGGTTATCCTGTAAAGGAGCTTGAAAACACGTTGCCATCAATAGAGGCAGCGATCAAAAGCGGCGCCGACATTGTGGAAGCCGACGTCCAGATGACAGCTGACGGAGTCGTGGTGCTAAGCCATGACGACACTCTAGAAAGGACTTTCGGCGTCTTCCTAAACGTGAGGACTGCAACGTGGGAAGAGGTGAGGCGTGTGACCAAAGGCAGAGTGCCCTCGCTGAGGGAGGCCCTGGAGCTGGTGGCTGAGAGGGCTGGGGTTTTCGTAGAGGTTAAACACCCCGAAGACGCGGCTGCCGTGTGGAGGGTTATAAAAGAAGCCGGGGCCGCCCGCTGGGCCGCCGTAATCAGTTTCCACGACCAAGCCCTAGCCCAAGTGGAGGGGTACAAGGGGCTTGTATATGCCAAGCCCCCAGGCCGCGTGTTGGACGCCAAGAAGCTTAGATGTCACATAGTCCTTCCCCGCTACAGCCTAGCCACCGAGAAGGCCATATCCCTAGCCCACAAGCTTGGCCTCTACGTCGTGGTGTGGACCGTCAACGACCCAGCCACGGCGGCGGAGCTGTGGAAGAGGGGTGTAGACGGCATAGCCACAGACGACGTGGAGGCCATATTAAAGGCGCTGGGCCGCAAATAG
- a CDS encoding nitrous oxide reductase accessory protein NosL, translating into MRTEWLAAAVVAVVVAVAAYFAGLSAGGGGATKTLSTTITQVSTVTERVTTTATATQTVTTTVVQTSTVTQTVAQPSLKSVIEQMVSNGTFLHRCVLCGMDVAEAEHMGVSAVVVFSNGVVAKTDDIGCVFRMRLMPVDKWPFMRRLIGANLTTAEEVRRVLGNVVQVLVPDYGAFMHGNESYVDAEKAYYVILQDRKTPMGDCVFAFASKEVAAMHNSTVYTFDQMLQLYQQVMKERGMPRPMWCRGEGGMMHHG; encoded by the coding sequence GTGAGGACAGAGTGGCTTGCGGCGGCTGTGGTGGCGGTGGTTGTGGCTGTCGCCGCCTATTTTGCGGGGCTATCTGCGGGGGGCGGCGGCGCTACGAAGACTTTGTCCACAACTATTACCCAGGTCTCTACGGTTACGGAAAGGGTCACCACCACCGCCACGGCCACGCAGACGGTTACCACCACGGTTGTCCAGACGTCGACCGTCACGCAGACTGTTGCGCAACCGTCGCTGAAGTCTGTAATTGAGCAGATGGTCTCCAACGGCACTTTCTTACACAGATGTGTCCTCTGTGGCATGGACGTGGCAGAGGCGGAGCACATGGGTGTCTCGGCGGTTGTGGTGTTTAGCAATGGCGTGGTTGCCAAAACTGACGACATTGGCTGTGTTTTCAGAATGCGCCTCATGCCGGTGGATAAGTGGCCGTTTATGAGGAGGCTGATCGGCGCAAACTTGACGACGGCGGAGGAGGTGAGGCGGGTATTGGGTAACGTGGTACAAGTGCTGGTGCCTGACTACGGCGCATTTATGCACGGCAACGAGTCCTATGTGGACGCTGAGAAGGCGTACTACGTCATTCTACAGGATCGGAAGACCCCTATGGGGGACTGCGTCTTCGCATTCGCCTCTAAGGAGGTAGCCGCTATGCACAACTCCACTGTATACACCTTCGACCAAATGCTACAGCTCTATCAGCAGGTAATGAAGGAGAGGGGGATGCCTAGGCCGATGTGGTGCAGGGGAGAAGGCGGAATGATGCACCACGGCTAG
- the narJ gene encoding nitrate reductase molybdenum cofactor assembly chaperone has product MDTRGLLYIIAARALDSPLKLLEVGEELAKFAEEAGAWELLEFLQAARVMDIEGHRVEIFELAPKCPPYAGYYALGEDSRERGWYMHTILTYYRAFGFDMDVGRELPDYFPIMLEFLGATYGVDDMGKAAMRRDFYRRFIKPWFSKFKECVERHKSPYAHVLKMVERLFQELENL; this is encoded by the coding sequence GTGGACACAAGAGGACTATTATACATTATTGCGGCTAGGGCTCTGGACAGCCCCCTAAAGCTCTTGGAGGTGGGCGAGGAGCTGGCGAAGTTCGCCGAGGAGGCTGGCGCCTGGGAGCTTCTGGAATTTCTACAAGCCGCCCGGGTCATGGACATAGAGGGGCACAGGGTGGAGATTTTTGAGCTCGCCCCAAAGTGCCCTCCCTACGCGGGGTACTACGCCTTGGGGGAGGACAGCAGGGAGAGGGGGTGGTACATGCATACCATACTGACGTATTACCGCGCCTTCGGCTTCGACATGGATGTGGGGAGGGAGCTACCGGACTATTTTCCTATCATGCTGGAATTCCTCGGCGCGACGTACGGCGTCGACGACATGGGCAAGGCGGCGATGAGGCGGGACTTCTACCGGAGGTTTATAAAGCCGTGGTTCAGCAAATTCAAGGAATGTGTAGAGAGGCATAAAAGCCCCTATGCACATGTCCTAAAGATGGTGGAGAGGCTATTTCAAGAGCTTGAAAACCTGTAA
- a CDS encoding ArsR family transcriptional regulator, with protein MESAILSYLGRCPGPYFRQLAKELSAPVGTLSYHLYKLMREGLVYRLGSRPRYFPSEIEEERGWAIYLLREGPRALAEAQPLICGRRLCPHVRDLLLYSIEAYPCLRRDIVDNFIVLMSML; from the coding sequence ATGGAGTCCGCCATATTGTCGTATCTAGGCCGTTGCCCAGGCCCATATTTTAGGCAATTGGCTAAGGAGCTATCGGCGCCTGTGGGCACGCTGAGCTACCACCTCTACAAGCTGATGAGGGAGGGTCTTGTGTACAGGCTAGGGTCTAGGCCTAGGTACTTCCCCTCGGAGATCGAGGAGGAGAGGGGTTGGGCTATATACCTCCTCCGGGAGGGGCCGCGGGCCCTCGCCGAGGCGCAGCCCCTTATCTGCGGGAGGAGGCTCTGCCCCCACGTCCGCGACCTCTTGTTGTACTCTATAGAGGCGTATCCTTGTCTCCGGAGGGACATCGTGGACAACTTTATAGTATTGATGTCGATGCTCTAG
- a CDS encoding respiratory chain protein, translating into MSGGSERDPSLIRVFGLIGSLSLILEGVILPVAVAAHVFLLLTYRWASHYCGRRSIFTFGLLWFATAITASLTIAATMKLTFITVYLGQLHPAVPLAWLMTVPPFYLAVRELSRSSGIGLFQLAFTAYALGVFLLLLGLAFIQAAAVSVFVIAYAFVALALAFWKIG; encoded by the coding sequence ATGAGCGGTGGCTCAGAGAGAGATCCGAGTCTCATTAGGGTTTTTGGGCTTATCGGATCCCTCTCTTTAATCCTAGAAGGGGTAATACTACCCGTGGCAGTTGCCGCCCACGTGTTTCTTCTTTTAACTTACAGATGGGCCTCGCACTACTGCGGCAGAAGGTCGATCTTCACCTTCGGCTTGTTGTGGTTCGCGACGGCTATCACCGCGTCGTTGACAATAGCGGCTACCATGAAACTCACCTTTATCACAGTGTACCTGGGACAACTCCACCCAGCGGTGCCGCTGGCGTGGCTAATGACAGTTCCGCCCTTCTACCTCGCCGTTAGGGAGCTCAGCAGATCTTCAGGAATCGGCCTCTTCCAACTGGCCTTCACCGCCTACGCCCTCGGAGTCTTCCTACTGCTTCTTGGACTCGCCTTTATACAGGCGGCGGCCGTGTCGGTTTTTGTAATAGCCTACGCCTTTGTGGCGCTCGCGCTGGCTTTTTGGAAGATCGGCTAG
- a CDS encoding right-handed parallel beta-helix repeat-containing protein, translated as MVLRGLFLLIGIAAVSALGAEVVINTPGYYRGVVADRLVINASGVWLEDVTVRGGYREVPLPQTMTAYRVKPAVGCLVVAGRNVTITNLRLDCAAGLLIFNSSGVVVRGFEARGPVEMAVYKRGLGIYVYNSTDVRVEGGSLYGFHDCVYVEYSRNVFLDGLRAQGCRYGVHVMFSEGVSIKNSMVSDSYVGFAVMYTKNASVVNASAVGNRAWAEGYGILLAELSGVVRGCKAVDNVHGIYVLYWGGTRVLVEGCVISGNYFGITLRGRNATGVEFVGNVIRGNVVEVDHMGVGEEAPAALFRGNLWGGHASPSPYYYASAFSDLMTATEGALAYLAASPARFVIDAAMGRPIAYDPAPRPDERAPPYLLLLALLLVPLVWKSR; from the coding sequence ATGGTCCTGCGTGGTCTGTTCCTCCTGATTGGTATCGCGGCTGTTAGCGCGCTGGGGGCCGAGGTGGTTATCAACACGCCGGGTTATTACAGAGGCGTCGTGGCCGATAGGCTTGTAATCAACGCCAGCGGCGTCTGGCTGGAGGACGTGACGGTGAGGGGGGGCTATAGGGAGGTGCCGCTCCCCCAGACTATGACGGCGTATAGGGTTAAGCCTGCGGTGGGCTGTCTAGTGGTGGCGGGACGCAACGTGACCATCACAAACCTGAGGCTGGACTGCGCGGCGGGTCTGCTAATCTTTAACTCATCCGGCGTCGTCGTCCGCGGATTCGAGGCGCGGGGGCCTGTGGAGATGGCCGTGTACAAAAGGGGACTAGGCATCTACGTATACAACTCCACAGACGTGAGAGTAGAGGGTGGCAGTCTGTACGGCTTCCACGACTGCGTCTACGTGGAGTATTCCCGCAACGTCTTTCTCGACGGTTTGAGAGCCCAGGGCTGTAGGTACGGCGTACATGTCATGTTCAGCGAGGGCGTCTCCATCAAGAACTCTATGGTCTCTGACAGCTATGTGGGCTTCGCGGTTATGTACACGAAAAACGCCTCTGTGGTCAACGCCTCGGCGGTTGGCAACAGGGCGTGGGCTGAGGGCTACGGCATCTTGCTGGCGGAGCTCAGCGGCGTTGTGAGAGGTTGTAAGGCTGTGGACAACGTCCACGGCATCTACGTCTTGTACTGGGGGGGCACCAGGGTGTTGGTGGAGGGCTGCGTCATATCCGGCAACTACTTCGGCATCACGCTGAGGGGGAGGAACGCCACCGGCGTGGAGTTCGTAGGTAATGTGATTCGAGGCAACGTGGTTGAGGTGGATCACATGGGGGTGGGGGAGGAGGCCCCCGCCGCCTTGTTTAGGGGCAATCTCTGGGGCGGCCACGCCTCGCCGTCCCCCTACTACTACGCCAGCGCCTTCTCTGACTTGATGACCGCGACGGAGGGGGCGCTTGCATATTTAGCCGCATCCCCGGCCCGCTTCGTGATCGACGCCGCCATGGGGAGGCCAATTGCCTACGACCCGGCGCCTAGGCCGGATGAGAGGGCCCCGCCGTATTTGTTGCTTTTGGCCCTCCTCCTGGTGCCGCTGGTATGGAAGTCGAGGTGA
- a CDS encoding SCO family protein, with translation MRLQYLLLFVAVLIPIVVAIIFTSQEGYGEGHFGIFERVVPVCYPPGREPPAADFTLIDQYNRTVTLSELWSKPVLVTFTYTYCPDVCPVMHLVLNKTLPLVPGLFGAVLDVSLDPDRDTPRRLLAYSKGNNYNWTFLTGSYSQLEAVWKAYGVTRYVENRGGTPYIVHDVVWAVVQDGKILGVVKGTPSPETLADLLKKIVRREC, from the coding sequence ATGCGTCTTCAGTACCTCTTACTTTTCGTGGCTGTTTTAATCCCCATTGTTGTGGCGATTATCTTCACAAGCCAGGAGGGGTACGGTGAGGGGCACTTCGGCATATTTGAGAGAGTTGTACCAGTCTGCTACCCTCCGGGCAGGGAGCCCCCCGCGGCTGACTTCACCTTAATAGACCAATACAACCGCACGGTGACGCTGTCAGAGTTGTGGAGCAAACCCGTCCTAGTCACCTTTACTTACACCTACTGCCCCGACGTCTGTCCAGTGATGCACCTCGTCCTCAACAAGACGTTGCCCCTCGTGCCGGGGCTCTTCGGCGCCGTGTTGGACGTCTCGCTGGACCCCGATAGGGACACGCCGAGGAGGCTTCTGGCCTACTCCAAGGGGAATAACTATAACTGGACTTTCCTCACTGGTAGCTACAGCCAGCTCGAAGCCGTGTGGAAGGCCTACGGCGTGACGAGATACGTGGAGAATAGAGGCGGCACGCCGTATATAGTCCACGACGTAGTGTGGGCGGTGGTTCAAGACGGCAAGATCCTAGGCGTTGTAAAAGGCACCCCGTCCCCCGAGACGCTTGCCGATTTGTTAAAGAAAATAGTGAGGCGGGAATGCTAA